A genome region from Actinopolymorpha sp. NPDC004070 includes the following:
- a CDS encoding metalloregulator ArsR/SmtB family transcription factor, producing the protein MTATDDLTATFAALADPTRRAILSRLADGEATVNQLAEPITLTQQAVSKHLRVLEQAGLVSRTRVGQSRPCRLERDRFDAAADWIDRHRRMWRDRYDRLDEHLAALRDDSQESDT; encoded by the coding sequence ATGACGGCCACCGACGACCTGACGGCCACCTTCGCCGCGCTGGCGGACCCGACCAGGCGAGCCATTCTGAGCCGCCTTGCCGACGGGGAGGCCACGGTCAACCAGTTGGCCGAGCCCATCACCCTGACCCAGCAGGCGGTGTCCAAACACCTCAGGGTACTCGAGCAGGCCGGTCTCGTGTCGCGTACGCGGGTCGGGCAGTCCCGGCCGTGCCGGCTCGAACGCGACCGGTTCGACGCCGCGGCCGACTGGATCGACCGTCACCGCCGGATGTGGCGGGACCGCTACGACCGGCTCGACGAGCACCTCGCCGCGCTACGGGACGACAGCCAGGAGTCCGACACATGA
- a CDS encoding GntR family transcriptional regulator: MPAARYPHRRGSAPEHEVRRLRDLLRAAILRHAYPDGQLPGEAALMAGHKVGRAVVRQALGLLRSEGLIARTQGVGTYVVVDAVMTQLSEAHGAGTPTQESIFNRRMRPRVLDVSTIPAPDTVAARLEVAPGTPCLRLDYIALLGEEPGAIATNYVLFPYAERIRVTPFVSDWYALLADAGIAFGESEFVISCSLADEVTAPAVGVGVGAPLLTMEQLIRDCDGQAFDLAFIHTRGDRFLFLSRAGRA, translated from the coding sequence GTGCCGGCGGCTCGGTATCCACATCGTCGGGGGTCCGCACCAGAACACGAGGTACGGCGCCTGCGGGACCTGTTGCGCGCGGCGATTCTCCGGCATGCGTACCCCGACGGCCAGCTTCCCGGCGAGGCCGCGTTGATGGCAGGGCACAAGGTCGGGCGGGCGGTGGTCCGCCAGGCGCTGGGGCTGCTGCGCTCGGAGGGGCTGATCGCGCGCACCCAGGGAGTCGGCACCTACGTCGTGGTGGACGCGGTGATGACCCAGCTCAGCGAGGCGCATGGGGCCGGGACACCCACGCAGGAAAGCATCTTCAACCGGCGGATGCGCCCACGTGTCCTGGACGTGTCGACGATTCCGGCTCCGGACACGGTGGCCGCCCGGCTGGAGGTTGCTCCGGGTACGCCGTGCCTTCGCCTGGACTACATCGCGCTGCTCGGGGAGGAGCCTGGCGCGATCGCCACCAATTACGTGCTCTTCCCGTATGCCGAACGGATCCGGGTCACGCCGTTCGTCTCCGACTGGTACGCCCTGCTGGCAGACGCCGGCATCGCCTTCGGGGAGTCGGAGTTCGTCATCAGCTGCTCGCTCGCCGACGAGGTGACCGCCCCAGCGGTGGGGGTCGGCGTGGGCGCGCCGCTGCTGACGATGGAGCAACTGATCAGAGACTGCGACGGACAGGCGTTCGACCTGGCCTTCATCCACACCAGAGGCGACCGGTTCCTGTTCCTCTCCCGCGCCGGCCGAGCCTGA
- a CDS encoding SRPBCC domain-containing protein: MTRPGEFTYRRVHRAGRELLFDCMTKPEHLARFWGPAGTSTPVDGITVDLRPGGVFETVMVNDSDGSRYTMRAVYVEVRRPEKLVWTEPDVEGGMTTTITFVELDDERTEVVTHQTNVPPMFGRPEARDGFLTSLDRFSAYVETLSGGSSG; encoded by the coding sequence ATGACCCGGCCCGGCGAGTTCACCTACCGGCGTGTCCACCGGGCCGGCAGGGAGCTTCTCTTCGACTGCATGACGAAACCCGAGCACCTGGCCCGGTTCTGGGGACCGGCCGGCACCTCCACGCCGGTCGACGGCATCACCGTCGACCTTCGCCCCGGTGGTGTGTTCGAGACGGTGATGGTCAACGACAGCGACGGCAGCCGCTACACGATGCGCGCCGTCTACGTCGAGGTGCGCCGGCCGGAGAAGCTGGTGTGGACCGAGCCCGACGTCGAGGGTGGCATGACGACCACGATCACCTTCGTCGAACTCGACGACGAACGGACCGAGGTCGTCACCCATCAGACCAACGTCCCGCCGATGTTCGGCCGGCCCGAAGCCAGGGACGGCTTCCTCACCAGCCTCGACCGCTTCTCGGCCTACGTCGAGACACTGTCCGGAGGTTCCTCCGGCTGA
- a CDS encoding aminoglycoside phosphotransferase family protein: MNQGARPEELPVEVLDDVARVVGAEVTLLSRLPGGLDVGAIRVQLAGRAPAVLKAVPRAQRHPNQLDEWLRAQRVVEHMRRRGYPTPAWLGVGATASHVWHLMDFVDAAPVPELTSSLVEQLMEIIELQAGQASEPYDHWSYAWRLATGQEHGQDLAPSLSRAVAGLSGYSSVVSALVERLRLVCAEIPPPREAPDMVHTDLNPGNVLVRDGAVVAVVDIGNAGSGTRATDLIDLVWQSFQDPLDGVRRRLWRRILDLAGWEGAAVLAATKILVSLEFPIRHGRHDAVPGLVERGHRAFDELDALR, encoded by the coding sequence ATGAACCAGGGCGCCCGCCCCGAAGAGCTGCCGGTCGAGGTCCTGGACGACGTGGCCAGGGTGGTCGGGGCGGAAGTCACTCTTCTCAGTCGCCTACCCGGCGGCCTCGATGTGGGTGCCATACGCGTCCAGTTGGCCGGAAGGGCACCTGCAGTGCTCAAGGCAGTGCCCCGGGCACAAAGGCACCCCAACCAACTGGACGAGTGGTTGCGAGCGCAGAGAGTGGTCGAGCACATGCGTAGGCGCGGCTATCCCACCCCGGCCTGGCTCGGAGTGGGGGCCACGGCCAGTCATGTGTGGCATCTGATGGACTTCGTTGACGCGGCTCCCGTGCCAGAGCTGACCTCATCCCTTGTCGAGCAGCTGATGGAGATCATCGAACTCCAGGCCGGCCAGGCCTCCGAGCCCTACGACCACTGGTCGTACGCCTGGCGGCTGGCCACCGGTCAGGAGCACGGCCAAGACCTGGCTCCGAGTTTGTCGAGGGCTGTCGCCGGGCTTTCGGGGTACTCCTCGGTGGTGTCGGCCTTGGTCGAGCGCCTGCGGCTCGTGTGTGCCGAAATCCCACCACCACGAGAGGCACCGGACATGGTTCATACCGATCTCAACCCCGGCAATGTCCTGGTCCGCGACGGAGCCGTGGTGGCGGTCGTGGATATCGGGAACGCCGGTAGCGGCACGCGAGCGACTGATCTCATCGACCTCGTGTGGCAATCCTTCCAGGATCCGCTGGACGGTGTCCGAAGGCGGCTGTGGAGGAGAATCCTCGACCTCGCCGGCTGGGAGGGGGCGGCGGTGCTCGCAGCGACCAAGATCCTCGTGAGCCTCGAGTTTCCCATCCGTCACGGACGCCACGACGCGGTTCCAGGGCTGGTCGAGCGCGGCCATCGCGCCTTCGACGAGCTGGACGCGCTTCGCTGA
- a CDS encoding glycosyltransferase encodes MSRTVSRTARGVVIIPAHDEESNILRTLEPLRPLMSRGLQVIVVPNGCKDRTAELVRSIPGVEVIELSEGSKTAALNAGDQAATAWPRLYLDADIVISTDAVAELLERLTEPGALAGRPRSRYLTDDCTALVRAYYRARERMPELSAHLWGAGAYALTEAGHARVGRFPDVVADDVYVDSKFDRAEITFGTTGGTAVRCPRTARALLRTLRRVRRGPAELAATGVVEASSVQVGGLRVLLTSVRGLGMLADAVAYAGFVLLARVQPAQAAGPDRSWERDDTQRVAAA; translated from the coding sequence GTGAGCCGGACGGTGAGCCGTACGGCGCGGGGAGTTGTGATCATCCCCGCGCACGACGAGGAGTCGAACATCCTGCGGACCCTGGAACCCCTGCGCCCGTTGATGTCCCGGGGTCTGCAGGTGATCGTCGTGCCGAACGGCTGCAAGGACCGTACGGCCGAACTGGTCCGCTCGATCCCGGGCGTGGAGGTGATCGAGCTGTCCGAGGGTTCGAAGACAGCCGCGCTCAACGCCGGGGACCAGGCGGCAACGGCTTGGCCCCGGCTCTATCTCGACGCCGACATCGTCATCAGCACCGACGCGGTGGCCGAGCTGCTCGAACGACTCACCGAGCCCGGTGCACTGGCCGGCAGACCGCGCAGCCGGTATCTGACCGACGACTGCACCGCGCTCGTCCGGGCCTACTACCGGGCCCGGGAACGAATGCCGGAGCTGTCGGCCCACCTGTGGGGTGCAGGCGCATACGCGCTGACCGAGGCCGGGCATGCCCGGGTCGGCCGGTTCCCTGACGTCGTGGCCGACGACGTCTACGTCGACAGCAAGTTCGATCGAGCCGAGATCACCTTCGGGACGACGGGTGGCACGGCAGTGCGGTGTCCACGGACCGCGCGGGCGCTGCTGCGAACACTTCGCCGGGTCCGCCGCGGGCCGGCCGAGCTGGCCGCGACGGGCGTCGTCGAGGCGTCGTCGGTCCAGGTCGGTGGCCTGCGAGTCCTGCTGACCTCCGTGCGCGGCCTCGGAATGCTGGCCGACGCCGTTGCCTACGCGGGGTTCGTCCTGCTGGCGCGCGTCCAGCCCGCGCAGGCAGCAGGCCCGGACCGGTCGTGGGAGCGGGACGACACCCAGCGGGTAGCTGCTGCCTAG
- a CDS encoding WecB/TagA/CpsF family glycosyltransferase — translation MGAQPSVKIRTARRVEHGSRPLPSSWPRVQLAGVTTDLLDENDAVSLIIDHAMTPHEEVLAVVSANLDHLHHFGSGRTSARRQRQRVINLSIDGRVEWLTLLDGAPLVRRAGELTGRPWPRLAGSDMIWPLLDEAERQGLSVGFLGGSPETHQALAPVMAERWPTLRVGGYWAPTRSQLDDEYAAAALTRDIRAAGVDILAVCLGKPRQERWIATHAHASGAAVCLAFGAVVDFLAGRVNRAPDWIADHGLEWAWRLANEPRRLTRRYLIQGPPAYVSLRRDSYVKMATTYFSEPAMSKHPVLPRTVPTGEFAPAHSHVDVAVIAVTHNSADDIEPLISSVRRQLDDQSMRMIVVDNASTDDTLDRLSRHPDVIAVPTGANLGYAGGINVALKYARPSDAVLVVNPDLELAPESVRTLRDRLARPGVGVVLPRLLEANGELYASIRREPSLARVVGDSLFGERLRGRSGLFSEIELDPRRYRQPHAIDWGTGAAMLVDADLAWRVGSWDESYFLYSEEVDFLRRVRELGAEVWFEPDATMQHRRGGSGASDRLEALLAVNKVRYYEAWHGAAPATAFRATLVLASLLRLSQSRHRTSLRYLLDRSSWPGLVGDIRGGGQ, via the coding sequence ATGGGTGCACAACCGAGTGTGAAGATCCGTACGGCGCGCCGCGTCGAGCACGGATCGCGACCGCTGCCGAGCAGCTGGCCGCGCGTGCAGCTGGCCGGGGTGACCACCGACCTGCTGGACGAGAACGATGCGGTCTCGCTGATCATCGACCACGCGATGACTCCTCACGAGGAAGTGCTCGCCGTCGTCTCGGCGAATCTCGACCACCTGCATCACTTCGGTTCCGGCCGTACCTCCGCTCGGCGCCAGCGGCAACGTGTGATCAACCTGTCGATCGACGGCCGGGTCGAGTGGCTGACCCTGCTGGACGGGGCACCGCTGGTCCGCCGGGCCGGCGAGCTCACCGGACGGCCGTGGCCGCGGCTCGCAGGCAGCGACATGATCTGGCCGTTGCTCGACGAGGCCGAGCGGCAGGGGCTTTCGGTCGGCTTCCTCGGCGGCTCGCCCGAAACCCACCAGGCCCTGGCGCCGGTGATGGCCGAACGCTGGCCGACGCTGCGGGTCGGAGGTTACTGGGCGCCGACGCGGAGTCAGCTCGACGACGAGTACGCCGCGGCCGCCCTGACGCGCGACATCCGGGCGGCCGGCGTGGACATCCTCGCTGTCTGTCTCGGCAAGCCACGCCAGGAGCGCTGGATCGCCACGCACGCCCACGCCTCGGGCGCCGCGGTCTGCCTGGCCTTCGGTGCCGTGGTCGACTTCCTCGCCGGCCGGGTCAACCGGGCCCCGGACTGGATCGCCGACCACGGCCTGGAGTGGGCCTGGCGGCTGGCCAACGAACCGCGTCGGCTGACCCGGCGATACCTGATCCAGGGGCCGCCTGCGTATGTGTCCCTGCGACGGGACAGCTACGTGAAGATGGCCACGACCTACTTCTCCGAGCCGGCGATGTCCAAGCACCCGGTGCTGCCGCGAACGGTGCCGACCGGGGAGTTCGCACCGGCGCATTCGCACGTGGACGTCGCCGTGATCGCCGTGACGCACAACAGTGCGGACGACATCGAGCCGCTGATCAGTTCCGTACGCCGCCAGCTCGACGACCAGTCGATGCGGATGATCGTGGTCGACAACGCCTCGACCGACGACACGCTGGACCGGCTCAGCCGGCACCCGGACGTGATTGCGGTTCCCACCGGCGCGAACCTCGGTTACGCGGGCGGGATCAACGTCGCGCTGAAGTACGCCCGGCCCTCCGATGCCGTACTCGTCGTCAATCCGGACCTGGAGCTGGCGCCCGAATCGGTACGTACGCTTCGTGATCGGCTCGCTCGTCCGGGTGTCGGTGTCGTACTGCCGCGGCTGCTCGAGGCGAACGGGGAGCTCTACGCCTCGATCCGTCGCGAGCCCTCGCTGGCGCGCGTGGTGGGTGACAGCCTGTTCGGGGAGCGGCTGCGCGGGCGGTCCGGACTGTTCAGCGAGATCGAGCTCGATCCGCGCCGGTACCGGCAGCCGCACGCGATCGACTGGGGCACCGGTGCGGCGATGCTCGTCGACGCCGACCTGGCGTGGAGGGTCGGCAGCTGGGACGAGTCGTACTTCCTGTACTCCGAGGAGGTCGACTTCCTCCGCCGGGTTCGCGAACTGGGTGCGGAGGTGTGGTTCGAGCCGGACGCCACGATGCAGCACAGGCGCGGCGGCTCGGGTGCCTCGGACCGGCTCGAGGCTCTCCTCGCCGTGAACAAGGTGCGCTACTACGAGGCCTGGCACGGTGCGGCGCCGGCGACGGCGTTTCGCGCGACCCTGGTCCTGGCGTCGCTGCTCCGGCTCTCGCAGAGCCGGCACCGGACGTCGCTGCGGTATCTGCTCGACCGTTCGTCCTGGCCCGGCCTCGTCGGCGACATCCGGGGAGGTGGACAGTGA
- a CDS encoding phosphotransferase, with amino-acid sequence MPTSAAVTRWQVDRFGGDEEHYPNGGIWRFTAHAPSVGTSGTSGTTSAGGNPFATMVKRTGAEHLGTDPVWRGRPEPEDPQWWGREATFYESDLATSGWTSGVRAARCHAVDDHDGCRDVWLETVDVPANIDVCERAVAGLARWQLATAGARHPWLSEDWIPTHVRRRGLDNARTLAHPAWPSAIERGLDPCLREAVADRIIDPVEIRQLLQGFPPLLTHYDFHNANIGAVGDEVAIIDWAYVGWGPVGHDAGHLAADVADRELPPDKVWDLLRSAYCDALTEAGWPGDLATVRRSMTTSNVLRLGWQIDHVLNIIGDLPDEAIPSVNARLRFFAELQSSPEMAR; translated from the coding sequence ATGCCCACGTCCGCCGCGGTGACCAGGTGGCAGGTCGACCGGTTCGGCGGCGACGAGGAGCACTATCCCAACGGCGGCATCTGGCGGTTCACGGCGCACGCGCCGAGCGTCGGCACGTCCGGCACGTCCGGCACGACGTCGGCCGGCGGCAACCCCTTCGCCACGATGGTGAAGCGCACCGGGGCCGAACACCTCGGCACCGACCCAGTGTGGCGTGGCCGCCCAGAGCCGGAGGACCCGCAGTGGTGGGGACGGGAGGCGACGTTCTACGAGTCGGACCTCGCCACCTCCGGATGGACTTCCGGCGTACGAGCCGCGCGGTGCCATGCCGTCGACGACCACGACGGCTGCCGCGACGTGTGGCTGGAGACGGTGGACGTCCCGGCGAATATCGACGTCTGCGAACGCGCCGTGGCCGGTCTGGCCCGGTGGCAGCTCGCCACGGCCGGCGCGCGGCACCCGTGGCTGTCGGAGGACTGGATCCCCACCCACGTCCGCCGGCGTGGCCTGGACAACGCCCGCACGCTGGCCCATCCGGCCTGGCCGTCGGCGATCGAGCGTGGTCTGGACCCGTGCCTACGCGAGGCGGTCGCGGACCGGATCATCGACCCGGTGGAGATTCGTCAACTACTGCAGGGATTCCCCCCTCTCCTGACCCATTACGACTTCCACAATGCCAACATCGGCGCCGTCGGGGACGAGGTCGCGATCATCGACTGGGCGTACGTCGGCTGGGGGCCGGTCGGTCACGACGCGGGCCACCTGGCGGCGGACGTCGCGGATCGCGAGCTGCCCCCGGACAAGGTGTGGGACCTCCTGCGGTCGGCGTACTGCGACGCCCTGACCGAGGCGGGGTGGCCAGGTGACCTGGCAACGGTTCGTCGTTCCATGACCACGTCGAACGTCCTGCGCCTGGGCTGGCAGATCGACCACGTACTGAACATCATTGGCGACCTGCCCGACGAGGCGATTCCCTCGGTGAACGCCCGGCTTCGCTTCTTCGCCGAGCTGCAGTCCTCGCCGGAGATGGCGCGGTGA
- a CDS encoding maleylpyruvate isomerase family mycothiol-dependent enzyme, which translates to MLMDLIAAERGALADVLGKLDAGQWRAPSLCTGWTVSHVVAHLTMPFRISEQEFTDAMRRAGGRFTVVSDEIAERDSRLPPAQLADALRDNVHTNWSPPGGGLAGALSHDVIHGLDIARPLGIQYPIPDAALTTVLDLLTGPEHAGADGANPFGFRLDGRRLSATDLDWSAGSGETVAAPAGDLVLLAAGRRLP; encoded by the coding sequence ATGCTGATGGATCTGATCGCCGCAGAGCGCGGTGCGCTGGCCGACGTCCTCGGCAAGCTCGACGCCGGTCAGTGGCGGGCACCGTCGCTGTGCACCGGGTGGACGGTGAGCCACGTGGTGGCCCATCTGACGATGCCGTTCCGGATCTCCGAGCAGGAGTTCACCGACGCGATGCGACGGGCAGGTGGCCGGTTCACGGTGGTGTCCGACGAGATCGCCGAACGCGACAGCCGGCTTCCGCCGGCGCAGTTGGCCGACGCGTTGCGCGACAACGTGCACACCAACTGGAGCCCGCCCGGCGGCGGGCTGGCGGGGGCGCTCAGCCACGACGTCATCCATGGCCTCGACATCGCCCGGCCGCTCGGCATCCAGTACCCCATTCCCGACGCCGCGCTCACGACGGTGCTCGACCTCCTCACCGGCCCCGAACACGCCGGCGCCGACGGAGCCAATCCGTTCGGCTTCCGGCTGGACGGCCGCCGCCTGTCGGCCACGGATCTGGACTGGTCGGCAGGGTCCGGTGAGACGGTGGCCGCGCCGGCCGGGGACCTGGTGCTCCTCGCGGCCGGCCGGCGACTGCCATGA
- a CDS encoding CehA/McbA family metallohydrolase: MSVHPDVAPPRRTRASTEHNTTSAHLMWGDHATDDLLIVNGEEITTRSGHWAAIGLPGGQWIDWRYRAGDPQDFRRFVDEVHANGGLVTAAHPFASCFACSYEFSYELADLAEVWNGPWDLEDDRSVAT, translated from the coding sequence ATGAGCGTTCATCCCGACGTCGCCCCGCCGCGGCGAACGCGGGCGTCCACCGAGCACAACACCACCAGCGCACACCTGATGTGGGGCGACCACGCCACCGACGACCTGCTGATCGTCAACGGCGAGGAGATCACCACCCGGTCCGGGCACTGGGCGGCGATCGGCCTGCCTGGCGGCCAGTGGATCGACTGGCGCTACCGAGCGGGCGACCCGCAGGACTTCCGCAGGTTCGTGGACGAGGTGCACGCCAACGGCGGCCTGGTGACCGCGGCCCATCCGTTCGCCAGTTGCTTCGCGTGCAGCTACGAGTTCAGCTACGAGCTCGCCGACCTGGCCGAGGTGTGGAACGGCCCGTGGGACCTGGAGGACGACCGGTCGGTCGCGACCTGA
- a CDS encoding amidase has translation MSTQPAELGTDLPTTLTDAARALREGSVTSAELTEAAIARADEVDGQLGIYLTRFDDLARESAARADADLAAGVDRGPLQGVPFGVKDILAMAEGPTTAQSLVHDPAWGAGRDAPVVARLKAAGAVITGKVTTMEFAVGMVDPAKPFPVPRNPWDPRTWPGGSSSGTGNGVAAGAFLAGLGTDTAGSIRIPAAFCGVTGLMPTFGRVPKSGCVPLGYSLDHVGPLARSAEDCASVLKVIAGYHASDPDCVDRPLNLGDLGELDGLGGALDGVRIGVDRVHHFPDSADPALAGAFEAMLDVLSGLGATVVEVVLPYWDEMLSANLVTMCCEALAYHRNDLAGRWADYFASTRSTIARGALVSGADYVQAQRVRRVAQNALARLLTDVDVVAAPTTAIGAPAYNDLGDEGGRLDVEAMFGHIFTPYWDCVGNPVLAAPLGFTATGLPLSVQFAGRPFDEAGILQVGAAFQRSTDWHLRTPTRTETLAA, from the coding sequence ATGTCGACCCAACCAGCGGAACTCGGCACCGACCTGCCGACGACGCTCACCGACGCCGCACGTGCGCTGCGGGAGGGTTCGGTGACCAGTGCGGAGCTGACCGAGGCCGCGATCGCCCGAGCGGACGAGGTGGACGGACAGCTGGGCATCTATCTCACCCGCTTCGACGACCTGGCCAGGGAGAGCGCGGCCCGGGCCGACGCGGATCTCGCGGCGGGTGTCGACCGCGGGCCCTTGCAGGGCGTGCCGTTCGGTGTCAAGGACATCTTGGCGATGGCCGAGGGACCGACGACGGCGCAGAGTCTCGTGCACGACCCGGCCTGGGGTGCCGGGCGGGACGCCCCCGTCGTCGCCCGGCTCAAGGCCGCCGGCGCGGTGATCACCGGCAAGGTGACCACGATGGAGTTCGCCGTGGGCATGGTCGACCCGGCCAAGCCTTTTCCGGTGCCCCGCAACCCGTGGGATCCGCGTACCTGGCCCGGTGGCTCGAGCTCGGGTACGGGAAACGGCGTGGCCGCGGGCGCGTTCCTGGCCGGGCTGGGTACGGACACCGCTGGCAGTATCCGTATCCCGGCCGCGTTCTGCGGCGTGACCGGGCTGATGCCGACGTTCGGCCGGGTGCCGAAGTCCGGGTGCGTCCCGCTGGGCTACAGCCTCGACCACGTGGGGCCGTTGGCGCGCAGCGCCGAGGACTGCGCATCGGTGCTGAAGGTGATCGCGGGTTACCACGCATCCGACCCGGACTGTGTCGACCGGCCGCTGAACCTCGGCGACCTCGGAGAACTGGATGGCCTCGGCGGTGCCCTGGACGGTGTGCGTATCGGTGTGGACCGTGTGCATCACTTTCCGGACTCGGCGGACCCGGCGCTCGCGGGCGCGTTCGAGGCGATGCTGGACGTGCTCTCCGGTCTGGGCGCGACGGTGGTCGAGGTTGTTCTGCCGTACTGGGACGAGATGCTGTCGGCCAACCTGGTCACGATGTGCTGTGAGGCGCTCGCGTATCACCGCAACGATCTCGCCGGCCGCTGGGCGGACTACTTCGCCTCCACCCGGAGCACGATCGCCAGGGGAGCGCTGGTGTCGGGTGCGGACTACGTGCAGGCGCAGCGGGTACGCCGAGTGGCGCAGAACGCCCTGGCACGGCTGCTCACCGACGTGGACGTGGTGGCCGCGCCCACGACGGCGATCGGCGCTCCGGCATACAACGACCTCGGCGACGAGGGCGGCCGGCTCGACGTGGAGGCGATGTTCGGGCACATCTTCACGCCGTACTGGGACTGCGTGGGCAACCCGGTGCTCGCCGCACCCCTCGGCTTCACCGCGACCGGCCTGCCGCTGTCGGTGCAGTTCGCCGGCCGGCCGTTCGACGAGGCCGGGATCCTGCAAGTGGGCGCGGCGTTCCAGCGGTCCACCGACTGGCACCTGCGGACGCCCACACGGACCGAGACGCTTGCCGCCTGA